One stretch of Natronobacterium gregoryi SP2 DNA includes these proteins:
- a CDS encoding phosphotransacetylase family protein yields the protein MTDTDTQNDTTGTDTDPILFASLEESTGKTAITLALARIAATEGDSVGYMKPKGTRLQSNVGKTLDEDPMLARDLLELDGEMHDLEPVVYSPTFIEQALRGREDPDDLRERVREAFETLAVNHDRLFVEGGGQYDVGGIVELTDADVADLLDAQVVIVAPYERPSDVDDVLAAAHSFGERLAGVVFNDVADAVYDQLETDVVPFLEGRDVPVHGVVPREQTLSGVTVGELANELGATTLVEEGTDAYLERFAVGAMGADSALRHFRRTKDAAVITGGDRAEIHAAALEASGVRCLILTGGHRPSGALIGQAADKGVPILSVQTDTLTTVERAEDVVRTGRTRDEETVDRMQELLTDHAAVDTILGHQ from the coding sequence ATGACCGACACCGATACCCAGAACGACACGACCGGAACCGACACCGACCCGATCCTCTTTGCCTCGCTCGAGGAGAGTACCGGGAAAACTGCCATCACACTGGCGCTCGCCCGAATCGCCGCCACAGAGGGTGATAGCGTCGGCTACATGAAACCCAAAGGGACCCGACTCCAGAGCAACGTCGGAAAGACTCTCGACGAAGACCCCATGCTCGCACGCGACCTGCTCGAACTGGACGGCGAAATGCACGACTTAGAGCCCGTCGTCTACTCCCCGACGTTCATCGAGCAGGCGCTTCGAGGACGTGAGGACCCCGACGATCTCCGGGAGCGAGTCCGAGAGGCGTTCGAGACGCTCGCGGTGAACCACGACCGGCTGTTCGTCGAGGGCGGCGGCCAGTACGACGTCGGCGGCATCGTCGAACTCACCGACGCCGACGTCGCAGACTTGCTCGACGCGCAAGTCGTGATCGTCGCACCGTACGAACGACCCAGCGACGTCGACGACGTGCTCGCTGCAGCACACAGTTTCGGGGAGCGACTCGCTGGCGTCGTCTTCAACGACGTCGCCGATGCCGTCTACGACCAACTCGAGACCGATGTCGTCCCCTTCCTCGAGGGACGTGACGTTCCAGTCCACGGAGTGGTGCCACGAGAACAGACGCTGTCTGGTGTCACTGTCGGTGAACTCGCGAACGAACTCGGGGCGACCACGCTCGTCGAGGAGGGAACCGACGCCTACCTCGAGCGGTTCGCCGTCGGAGCGATGGGTGCAGACAGCGCACTACGACACTTCCGTCGCACGAAAGATGCCGCCGTGATCACGGGCGGTGACCGCGCCGAGATTCACGCGGCCGCTCTCGAGGCCTCCGGCGTCCGCTGTCTCATCCTGACTGGCGGTCATCGTCCATCGGGCGCACTCATCGGTCAGGCTGCCGACAAGGGGGTGCCGATCCTCTCGGTCCAGACTGATACGTTGACCACGGTCGAGCGCGCAGAAGACGTCGTTCGAACCGGGCGTACTCGCGACGAGGAGACTGTCGACCGAATGCAGGAACTGTTGACCGATCACGCGGCCGTCGACACGATTCTCGGCCACCAGTAG
- a CDS encoding PRC-barrel domain-containing protein translates to MDDSPQEITSLVGREVYSNSGVFVGEVEDLQLNVDGEAVTGLALGNLNAELFTTETETGQGVIVPYRWVRAVGDVVLVNDVVERVRDPDEEQEELVA, encoded by the coding sequence ATGGACGACTCTCCACAAGAGATCACCTCCCTCGTCGGCCGCGAGGTGTACTCGAACAGCGGCGTCTTCGTCGGCGAAGTCGAGGATCTACAACTAAACGTCGACGGCGAAGCCGTCACCGGACTCGCACTGGGGAACCTGAACGCCGAGCTGTTTACGACCGAAACGGAGACGGGACAGGGCGTCATCGTCCCCTACCGGTGGGTCCGCGCAGTCGGTGACGTCGTCCTCGTCAACGACGTCGTCGAACGCGTCCGTGATCCGGACGAGGAACAAGAGGAACTAGTCGCCTAA
- a CDS encoding DHH family phosphoesterase: MSTGVTISSISDYAILGCGSVGYAVAEELVEQGKNVRIIDRDESRVESLRDQDLDARTADIREPDVADLVAERDVILILASDVESNKEAVSHIREENDGQFVVARASDPVSGDELEELGADIVINPSSVIAESALRALESGELEYNAGKLAATLEETANRLAIITKDSPDPDSIAAAAAMQAIADHLGVDSDIIYLGDVGHQENRAFVNLLGIDLVQWSEIEDASDYDTVTMVDHATSGEIDLEVDALIDHSEPEDEYEPGFVDIRPNMSSTSTIMTKYIQEFDMNVSEEVATALLYGIRAETLDFKRDTTPADLTAAAYLYPFANHDTLEQVESPSMSPETLDVLAEAIANRDVQGSHLVSNAGFVRDREALTQAASHLLNLEGVTTTAVFGIADETIFLAGRSKDIRINIGKVLDDAYGDIGETAGHSTQASAEIPLGIFTGIEISEDTRDTLLQLTEEAVKRTLFDAMGVDGAEGSNGN; the protein is encoded by the coding sequence ATGAGTACGGGGGTTACGATCTCGTCGATATCTGACTACGCTATCTTGGGGTGTGGGAGCGTTGGCTACGCCGTTGCCGAGGAACTCGTCGAACAGGGGAAAAACGTCCGTATCATCGACCGCGACGAGAGTCGCGTCGAATCGCTTCGAGACCAGGATCTAGACGCACGAACCGCAGACATCCGCGAACCCGACGTCGCGGACCTGGTCGCCGAACGCGACGTTATCCTCATTCTCGCCTCGGACGTCGAATCCAACAAGGAAGCCGTCTCCCACATCCGCGAGGAGAACGACGGGCAATTCGTCGTTGCTCGAGCCAGCGATCCCGTCTCGGGCGACGAACTCGAGGAACTCGGGGCCGACATCGTCATCAATCCGTCGTCGGTGATCGCCGAGTCTGCACTGCGGGCACTCGAGTCGGGGGAACTCGAGTACAACGCGGGTAAACTCGCCGCAACCCTCGAGGAGACGGCGAATCGGCTGGCGATCATCACCAAGGACAGTCCGGACCCGGATTCGATTGCGGCGGCGGCGGCGATGCAGGCTATCGCAGACCACCTGGGTGTTGACTCGGACATCATCTACCTGGGTGACGTCGGCCACCAGGAGAATCGGGCGTTCGTCAACCTGTTGGGGATCGATCTCGTCCAGTGGAGCGAGATCGAGGACGCCTCGGACTACGACACCGTCACGATGGTCGATCACGCGACCAGCGGGGAGATCGATCTCGAGGTCGACGCCCTCATCGATCACTCCGAACCCGAAGACGAGTACGAACCGGGCTTCGTCGATATTCGACCGAATATGTCATCGACATCGACTATCATGACGAAGTACATTCAGGAGTTCGACATGAACGTCTCCGAGGAGGTTGCAACGGCGCTTCTGTACGGAATCCGCGCCGAGACCCTGGATTTTAAACGCGACACGACTCCTGCGGACCTCACCGCCGCTGCCTACCTCTATCCGTTCGCAAACCACGACACCCTAGAACAAGTGGAGTCGCCGTCGATGTCGCCCGAGACACTGGACGTCCTCGCGGAGGCGATCGCCAACCGTGACGTCCAGGGGAGCCATCTCGTCTCGAACGCCGGTTTCGTTCGCGACCGCGAGGCGCTCACGCAGGCAGCGAGTCACCTCCTGAATCTCGAGGGCGTCACGACGACCGCCGTTTTCGGGATCGCCGACGAGACGATCTTCCTTGCGGGACGTTCGAAAGACATTCGGATCAACATCGGCAAGGTGTTAGACGACGCCTACGGCGATATCGGTGAAACGGCGGGTCACTCGACGCAAGCGAGTGCGGAGATCCCACTGGGCATCTTCACGGGGATCGAAATCTCCGAAGATACGCGTGACACGCTGTTACAGTTGACCGAAGAGGCGGTCAAGCGAACGCTGTTCGACGCGATGGGCGTCGATGGGGCGGAAGGATCGAACGGGAATTAG